From the genome of Blastocatellia bacterium, one region includes:
- the aroA gene encoding 3-phosphoshikimate 1-carboxyvinyltransferase — translation MSRCVIGRAKRLVGELRMPGDKSLSHRAALCAALSEGVSRLQNFSPSLDCERTLACLRALGVPIEVADAEEGMVVVVRGMGLEGFTQPQHVLDAGNSGSTIRMLAGILAGQRFESTITGDMSLQRRPMDRIVHPLRLMGASVRAREERYAPLTICGGSLRPIWYRMPVASAQVKSCVLLAGLFASGTTTVEEAVPTRDHTEIMLAEFGARVNSSGGIISVVGRPQLRAREYRIAGDISSAAFFIAGALALSGSHLLVRDVLLNPTRTGFLDVLRQWGARIEIENVRRWHGEPVGDVRVVSPPRAERGRAEPLVLSGALIPKVIDEIPVLAVLATQMPGGMLVREATELRVKESDRIRVLVENLRRMGAQVIEYADGFAVAGPQALRGAEIEHEGDHRLAMAFAIAGLLAEGETIIRDPEVAAISFPAFFRLLEQIVER, via the coding sequence ATGTCAAGATGCGTGATCGGCAGAGCGAAGCGCCTCGTGGGTGAGCTGCGCATGCCGGGGGACAAATCCCTCTCGCATCGCGCGGCCTTATGCGCCGCTCTGAGCGAGGGCGTCTCCCGATTGCAGAATTTCTCTCCGAGTCTCGATTGCGAGCGCACGCTCGCTTGTCTGCGGGCCTTGGGCGTTCCGATCGAAGTCGCCGACGCCGAAGAGGGAATGGTGGTGGTCGTTCGTGGAATGGGCCTGGAAGGGTTCACCCAACCCCAGCATGTGCTCGATGCCGGAAACTCCGGCTCCACCATCCGCATGCTCGCGGGGATTCTGGCCGGGCAACGGTTTGAGAGCACGATCACGGGCGATATGTCGCTGCAGCGTCGGCCCATGGATCGGATCGTGCATCCGCTGCGATTGATGGGGGCTTCGGTGCGCGCGCGCGAAGAGCGTTATGCGCCCCTGACGATTTGCGGAGGAAGCTTGCGCCCAATTTGGTATCGGATGCCGGTGGCGAGCGCGCAGGTCAAGTCGTGCGTGCTGTTAGCTGGTCTTTTCGCCTCGGGGACGACGACCGTAGAGGAAGCAGTCCCCACGCGAGATCATACGGAGATCATGCTTGCTGAATTCGGTGCTCGTGTGAACTCGTCGGGAGGAATCATCTCCGTCGTGGGGCGGCCTCAACTGCGAGCGCGAGAGTATCGAATCGCCGGCGACATCTCCTCGGCGGCTTTCTTCATCGCTGGCGCGCTCGCCCTGTCGGGCTCGCATCTGCTCGTTCGCGACGTCTTGCTCAATCCGACGCGCACGGGGTTTCTTGACGTCCTTCGGCAGTGGGGGGCGCGTATCGAGATCGAGAACGTGCGCCGATGGCATGGCGAGCCAGTGGGCGATGTGCGCGTCGTCTCTCCTCCGCGCGCTGAGCGCGGGCGCGCGGAGCCGCTCGTCCTCAGCGGAGCGCTCATCCCGAAGGTGATTGATGAGATCCCCGTGCTCGCTGTTCTCGCGACGCAAATGCCAGGGGGAATGCTCGTGCGCGAGGCGACCGAGTTGCGCGTCAAAGAGAGCGATCGGATTCGCGTACTCGTGGAGAACTTGAGGCGCATGGGCGCTCAGGTGATCGAATATGCGGATGGGTTCGCCGTCGCCGGGCCGCAGGCGCTGCGGGGAGCGGAAATCGAACACGAGGGCGATCATCGTCTCGCGATGGCGTTTGCGATCGCCGGACTTTTGGCCGAAGGGGAGACGATCATCCGGGACCCCGAGGTCGCGGCCATCTCCTTCCCGGCGTTCTTTCGCTTACTGGAGCAGATCGTCGAACGGTGA
- a CDS encoding shikimate kinase: MRIFLVGFMGSGKTTVGRLLAEKLGYAFLDLDELIQEQAGLSIREIFARMGEGAFREMESRALRELEAWEDVVVALGGGAFVSEGNRREVKRLGVSVWLDCPLEVILARLSGTSDRPLYRSAEQMRALLEARLPAYQQADLRVDAGSQAPEAVADEIMHRLSLRPKRP; the protein is encoded by the coding sequence ATGCGGATTTTTCTGGTCGGCTTCATGGGATCGGGGAAGACGACCGTTGGGCGCCTCTTGGCCGAGAAACTCGGATACGCCTTCCTGGATCTCGATGAGCTGATTCAAGAGCAAGCGGGTCTCTCGATCCGTGAGATCTTCGCGCGAATGGGGGAAGGCGCCTTTCGTGAGATGGAGAGCCGTGCTTTGCGCGAGCTCGAAGCATGGGAAGATGTCGTCGTGGCGCTCGGCGGCGGGGCTTTCGTGAGCGAGGGGAATCGTCGCGAAGTCAAACGATTGGGCGTCTCGGTCTGGCTCGATTGTCCGCTGGAGGTCATCCTGGCACGATTAAGTGGAACATCCGATCGTCCGCTCTATCGTTCGGCCGAGCAGATGCGCGCGCTGCTCGAGGCGCGCCTTCCGGCCTATCAACAAGCCGATCTGCGAGTGGATGCGGGTTCTCAAGCGCCCGAAGCGGTGGCCGACGAGATCATGCATCGCTTGAGCCTTCGACCGAAGCGACCGTGA
- a CDS encoding glycosyltransferase produces MKVLQIGKFYFPVPGGMETVLQHLCEELNAHVDLHVLVANTQPRTVTEWVNGVLVTRVARWGQIASTPLCPSLPHLVTKHRADILHLHEPNPMATLAVLMANPRARVLVSFHSEVVRQRIWRPVYRPLLARLLRRADRIIIATPRHLDLPTLRPYRDKCVIIPFGIDVTRFRPNETLRQRAAAIRAEFGPRVILFVGRLVYYKGVEYLIEAMLRVPARLLIVGRGPRERALRRRARALGLDERVAFLGEIAHEHLPAYYHACDLLVLPSIRESETFGIVQLEAMAAGKPVISTALPTGVAWVNQHEVTGLLVPPANADALADAMNRLLEDDALRQRLGEAARQYVSERFTRQRMARAVLALYEDVLSDALRSASSREP; encoded by the coding sequence GTGAAGGTCCTGCAGATCGGAAAATTCTACTTCCCCGTCCCCGGCGGCATGGAGACGGTCTTGCAGCATCTCTGCGAGGAGCTGAATGCGCACGTGGACCTGCATGTCCTCGTCGCGAATACGCAACCGCGAACAGTGACCGAATGGGTTAACGGCGTTTTGGTGACGCGCGTGGCTCGATGGGGACAAATCGCTTCTACGCCGCTCTGCCCTTCACTTCCTCATCTTGTGACCAAGCATCGTGCCGACATCCTCCACCTTCATGAACCGAATCCGATGGCCACACTCGCAGTGCTGATGGCGAATCCGAGAGCGCGCGTGCTCGTCTCTTTCCACAGCGAGGTCGTGCGACAGCGCATATGGCGACCGGTCTATCGTCCACTCCTTGCGCGGCTCTTGCGACGCGCCGATCGCATCATCATCGCCACGCCGCGCCATCTCGATCTTCCCACGCTTCGCCCCTATCGCGACAAGTGCGTCATCATCCCTTTCGGCATTGATGTGACCCGCTTCCGACCGAATGAGACACTGCGACAGCGCGCCGCAGCGATTCGCGCCGAATTCGGGCCTCGCGTGATCCTATTCGTTGGTCGACTCGTGTACTACAAGGGCGTGGAGTATCTGATCGAGGCAATGCTCCGCGTCCCAGCGCGGCTCCTCATCGTCGGGCGCGGCCCGCGCGAACGCGCGTTGCGACGACGCGCGCGCGCCCTCGGGCTCGACGAGCGAGTCGCCTTCCTCGGGGAGATCGCGCACGAGCACCTTCCGGCCTATTACCACGCCTGCGATCTCTTGGTCCTCCCCTCCATTCGAGAGAGCGAGACCTTCGGCATCGTTCAACTCGAGGCGATGGCAGCGGGGAAACCCGTCATCAGCACGGCGCTACCCACCGGCGTCGCGTGGGTGAATCAGCACGAAGTCACTGGACTCCTTGTTCCCCCAGCGAATGCCGATGCCTTGGCGGACGCCATGAACCGATTGCTGGAAGACGACGCGCTTCGTCAACGGCTCGGGGAAGCTGCTCGCCAATACGTGAGCGAGCGCTTCACTCGTCAGAGGATGGCGCGCGCCGTCCTCGCCCTCTACGAGGACGTGCTCTCTGACGCCCTACGATCGGCCTCTTCGCGCGAACCGTAG